A stretch of DNA from Microlunatus sp. Gsoil 973:
CCGCGGAGTTCGTCACCGCGATCGAGGTGGCCAAGACCGCCGACCACAGCATCGTCATCCACGCCGAGACCGACCCCTTCATCGACGCACCCGATTCCCAGTCCTGGTGGGACGTACCGGTGAGCCAGGTCTCGACCCTGGACAGCACGCAGCAGGCCTACCAGGCCTACCAGGATCACAAGAAGGCACAGCGGATCTACCTGGATCCGCACGAGGCGAAGGATGTGAATTGATCACCATCGGGTCCGCCCCCGACTCCTGGGGCGTCTGGTTCGCCGACGACCCCGAGCAGACCGACCCCGGCCGTTTCCTGGACGAGGTGGCCGAGGCCGGTTACACCTGGATCGAACTCGGGCCGGTCGGCTACCTGCCCACCGACGCCGCCGAACTGCGGGAGCAACTCGACGCCCACGGACTCAAGGTATCGGCGGGCACGGTCTTCGAGCACCTGCACCGCCCCGACTCGTGGGACGACGTCTGGCAGCAGGTGTCGACCGTCGGCGCCCTCACCCAGGCGGTCGGCGGCGAGCACATCGTGGTGATCCCCGATGTCTGGCGTGATCACAAGACGGGTGAGCCGAAGGAACCGCGGGAGCTGACCGCCGACCAGTGGACCCGGCTGACCGACGGGATGAACCAACTGGGCAAGCGGATCGGCGAGGAGTACGGCCTGAAGGTCCAGTTCCACAGCCATGCCGACAGCCACGTCGGCTATCAGGCCGACATCGAACGCTTCCTGGCGGCGACCGATCCGGCCTACGTGAATCTCTGCCTGGACACCGGACATGTCAGTTACTACCGGGGCGACAACCTCGACCTGATCAACCGCTATCCGGAGCGGATCGGCTACCTGCACCTGAAACAGGTCGACCCGGCGATCCGCGACACGGTGCTGGCCGAGGACCTGTCCTTCCCGGAAGCGGTGCGCCGCGGCGTGATGACCGAACCGCCGGCGGGCGAACCCGATCTTGCCCCGATCCTGGCCACGGTGGCCGCCTGGGACGGGCCGCTCTTCGGCATCGTCGAGCAGGACATGTACCCGTGTCCTCCGGACGTCCCGCTGCCGACCGCGCGGCGCACCCTCACCTACCTGAAGAGCTGCATCGATGAGTGATCTCCGCGTTGCCGTGCTCGGCGTCGGGATGATGGGCGGCTTCCACGTGGAAGCGCTCAGCCAACGGGTCCGCGGCGCCACGGTGACCGTGATCAACGACTTCGACCGGGCCAGGGCGACCGCCATCGCCGCATCGGTCGGTGCGCGGGTGGAGGATGATCCGTTCGCCGCGATCGGGGCTCCCGACGTCGACGCCGTGGTGATCGCGAGTCCCGGACCGGCCCACGAGAAGCAGGTGCTGGCCTGCCTCGACCGGGGCATTCCCGTGCTCTGTGAGAAGCCGTTGACCACCGATCCTGACACCGCGCTCGAAGTCGTCCGCGCAGAGCACAGGGCGGGCAGACGTCTTGTCCAGTTGGGATTCATGCGCCGCTTCGACCCGGAATACGCCGCAGCCAAGGAGCTGATCGACTCCGGCGACATCGGCCGGGTGCTGTTGCTGCACTGCACCCACCGCAACATGGCCAACGGGCCACACTTCGACTCGGCGATGATGATCACCGACTCCGTGGTCCACGAGGTCGACGTTGCACGCTTCCTGCTCGGCGAAGAGATCACCTCGGTCCAGGTGATCAAGCCAACGCCGACCAGCGCCGCACCGGACGGGGTCTTCGACCCGATGATGGTGATCTTCCGGACCGAGAGCGGAGTGATCGTCACTGTCGAGATCTTCGTCCGGGCCCAGATCGGCTACGAGGTACGCACCGAGGTGGTCGGCGAACGGGGCAGCACGATGTTCGGCCTTGATCAACACGGGGTGACCAAGATCGTCTCCGGCGACGGTGGACGCTGGGGTGGTGCCGTGCCACCGGGTTTCGTCGAGCGGTTCGCCACCGCGTACCACCACGAACTGCAGCGCTGGGTCGACGCCGCCCGCGACGGCGGCATCGACGGACCCGGCGCATGGGACGGCTACGCGGCGGTCGCAGTCTGCGCCGCCGGTGTGCAAGCGGTGCGGACCGGCGAGGTCGTGCCGGTGACACTGGGTTCATCAGAGCTCAGTCGAGGATGAACACAAGGTAGGGAGCTGATCATGGCTGGGACGACCAAACAGACGATCAATCATTGGGCGGCTGGTGCCGAGTTCGCGGGCACCTCCGGGAGGTTCGGCGATGTCACCGATCCGGCGACCGGCGCCGTGACCGCGCAGGTAACCTACGCCTCGGTCGAGGACGCCGATCAGATCGTCGGCGCTGCCGCGAAAGCCTTCCCCGGCTGGCGCGACACCTCGCTGACCAAACGGGTGCAGGTCCTCTTCCGTTTCCGGGAACTGCTCAACGAGCGGCGGGACGAGGTCGCCGCGATCATCACCGCCGAGCACGGCAAGGTGCTGTCCGACGCTGCCGGCGAGGTGAACCGCGGCCAGGAGGTGGTCGAGTTCGCCTGCGGCATCCCGCATCTGCTCAAGGGCGGTTTCACCGAGAACGCGTCCACCGGCGTCGATGTGCACTCGGTACGCCAACCGCTCGGCGTGGTCGGCATCATCTCACCGTTCAACTTCCCGATCATGGTGCCGCTGTGGTTCACCCCGATCGCGATCGCTGCCGGCAACGCCGTCGTGTTGAAGCCCAGCGAGAAGGATCCGGGCGCCGCGTTGTGGATGGCCAAGCTGTGGCAGGAGGCAGGGCTGCCCGACGGCATCTTCAACGTACTGAACGGCGACAAGGTCGCTGTCGACGCCCTGCTCGGCCATGATCAGGTGAAGTCGATCTCCTTCGTCGGATCCACCCCGATCGCCAAGTACGTCTACGAGACCGCCACCGCGAAAGGCAAGCGCGTGCAGGCTCTCGGCGGGGCGAAGAACCACATGCTGGTGCTGCCCGACGCCGATCTCGATCTTGCGGCCGACCAGGCGGTGAACGCCGGCTACGGATCGGCGGGGGAGCGCTGCATGGCGATCTCCGCCGTGGTGGCGGTCGGTGGCATCGGTGATGAGCTGGTCGACAAGATCAAGGAGCGGACCGAGAAGCTGCGCACCGGTGACGGGCGTCGCGGTGCCGACATGGGGCCCCTGGTCACCCAGCAGGCCAGGGAACGGGTCACCGGCTACATCGACGCCGGACAGCAGGCCGGAGCGACGCTGGTGGTCGACGGTCGGGACGTCACCCCGGACGCGGACGGATCCGGCTTCTTCGTCGGGCCGACGCTCTTCGACCATGTCTCGCCGGACATGGCGATCTACACCGACGAGATCTTCGGGCCGGTGCTTTCGATCGTCCGCGTGGAGTCCTATCAGGATGCCGTCGAGTTGATCAACAAGAACCCGTACGGCAACGGAACGGCGATCTTCACCAACGACGGCGGGGCTGCGCGACGCTTCCAGAACGAGATCGAGGTCGGCATGATCGGCATCAACGTGCCGATCCCGGTGCCGATGGCGTACTACTCCTTCGGCGGTTGGAAGTCCTCGCTGTTCGGTGACACCCACGCCCACGGCGTCGAGGGCGTGCACTTCTTTACCCGCGGGAAAGTGATCACCTCGCGGTGGCTCGACCCGTCGCACGGTGGGATCAACCTGGGCTTCCCGCAGAACGCCTGAGAAGGGGAGCCGCCGACCCATGCGTATCTTCCTTGCCGGCGGCACCGGCGTGCTCGGGTCACGCCTGATCCCCGGACTGGTCGCGGCGGGGCATGACGTCGCCGCGACCACCAGGCGGCCCGAACGCCGGCCGATGCTGGGCGAACTCGGCGCCGCCCCGGTCGTTGTCGACGTCTACGACGCCGATCGGCTCCGGGACGCGGTGACGTCATCGGCGCCGGAGCTGATCCTGCACGAGTTGACCGATCTCAGCGACATGGACACCGATGCCAACGCGCGGCTGCGCCGCGAGGGCACAGCAAATCTGGTCGCCGCCGCCGAGGCGGCCGGCGTGCAACGCATCATCGTGCAGAGCATCGCCTGGGTGTTCCCCGACGGCACCGGCCCGGCGACCGAGGACGAGCAGATCATCCACGGCTCGGCGGTGGAGGTGATGGAACAGACCGCTCGGCGGCTGCCGCACGCAACCATCCTGCGTTACGGCATGTTGTACGGGCCGCGCACCTGGTACGCGCCTGGCGGGCGGATGGCCGACCGGGTTGTCGCCGGCCGGCTGCCGGCAACGCCGGAGATCACCAACTTCGTGCACATCGACGACGCGGTTGCGGCCACGGTGTCGGCGCTCGACTGGCCGGACGGCACGTATCACATCGTCGACGACGAACCGGCGGCCGGCACGGAGTGGTTGCCGGCGTTCGCCGCCGCCATCGGAGCTCCGCAGCCGCAGCAGGCGCCGGTCGCCGAAGGGGCGCGGCGCGGCCGTCCGGTCTCCAACGCCAAGGCCCGCGCTGCCGGCTGGCGGCCGGTGCACCCCACATGGCGAGACGGCTTCGGGTCGCTGACCGGAAACTAATCGTC
This window harbors:
- a CDS encoding sugar phosphate isomerase/epimerase, yielding MITIGSAPDSWGVWFADDPEQTDPGRFLDEVAEAGYTWIELGPVGYLPTDAAELREQLDAHGLKVSAGTVFEHLHRPDSWDDVWQQVSTVGALTQAVGGEHIVVIPDVWRDHKTGEPKEPRELTADQWTRLTDGMNQLGKRIGEEYGLKVQFHSHADSHVGYQADIERFLAATDPAYVNLCLDTGHVSYYRGDNLDLINRYPERIGYLHLKQVDPAIRDTVLAEDLSFPEAVRRGVMTEPPAGEPDLAPILATVAAWDGPLFGIVEQDMYPCPPDVPLPTARRTLTYLKSCIDE
- a CDS encoding Gfo/Idh/MocA family protein; translation: MSDLRVAVLGVGMMGGFHVEALSQRVRGATVTVINDFDRARATAIAASVGARVEDDPFAAIGAPDVDAVVIASPGPAHEKQVLACLDRGIPVLCEKPLTTDPDTALEVVRAEHRAGRRLVQLGFMRRFDPEYAAAKELIDSGDIGRVLLLHCTHRNMANGPHFDSAMMITDSVVHEVDVARFLLGEEITSVQVIKPTPTSAAPDGVFDPMMVIFRTESGVIVTVEIFVRAQIGYEVRTEVVGERGSTMFGLDQHGVTKIVSGDGGRWGGAVPPGFVERFATAYHHELQRWVDAARDGGIDGPGAWDGYAAVAVCAAGVQAVRTGEVVPVTLGSSELSRG
- a CDS encoding CoA-acylating methylmalonate-semialdehyde dehydrogenase yields the protein MAGTTKQTINHWAAGAEFAGTSGRFGDVTDPATGAVTAQVTYASVEDADQIVGAAAKAFPGWRDTSLTKRVQVLFRFRELLNERRDEVAAIITAEHGKVLSDAAGEVNRGQEVVEFACGIPHLLKGGFTENASTGVDVHSVRQPLGVVGIISPFNFPIMVPLWFTPIAIAAGNAVVLKPSEKDPGAALWMAKLWQEAGLPDGIFNVLNGDKVAVDALLGHDQVKSISFVGSTPIAKYVYETATAKGKRVQALGGAKNHMLVLPDADLDLAADQAVNAGYGSAGERCMAISAVVAVGGIGDELVDKIKERTEKLRTGDGRRGADMGPLVTQQARERVTGYIDAGQQAGATLVVDGRDVTPDADGSGFFVGPTLFDHVSPDMAIYTDEIFGPVLSIVRVESYQDAVELINKNPYGNGTAIFTNDGGAARRFQNEIEVGMIGINVPIPVPMAYYSFGGWKSSLFGDTHAHGVEGVHFFTRGKVITSRWLDPSHGGINLGFPQNA
- a CDS encoding NAD(P)-dependent oxidoreductase, with protein sequence MRIFLAGGTGVLGSRLIPGLVAAGHDVAATTRRPERRPMLGELGAAPVVVDVYDADRLRDAVTSSAPELILHELTDLSDMDTDANARLRREGTANLVAAAEAAGVQRIIVQSIAWVFPDGTGPATEDEQIIHGSAVEVMEQTARRLPHATILRYGMLYGPRTWYAPGGRMADRVVAGRLPATPEITNFVHIDDAVAATVSALDWPDGTYHIVDDEPAAGTEWLPAFAAAIGAPQPQQAPVAEGARRGRPVSNAKARAAGWRPVHPTWRDGFGSLTGN